Proteins found in one Cellulomonas palmilytica genomic segment:
- a CDS encoding DUF6932 family protein: protein MLGENGYLPVGRHVVTAEEFKQHFVDAFPESKTRARLHRRWERHLEALTSVIPVEAQWIDGSFVTGKVDPGDIDLVTFIDGPQYDALAPGLQSMVAALLAGKQTKAVWGMDSYPAFRYPQGHPAQPLADDGINEWHEFWQKQREQDGLVKGYLEVRL from the coding sequence GTGCTGGGGGAGAACGGCTACCTACCCGTGGGGAGGCACGTTGTCACGGCCGAAGAGTTCAAGCAGCACTTCGTAGACGCGTTCCCCGAGTCGAAGACTCGCGCACGTCTGCACCGTCGCTGGGAGCGGCACCTCGAAGCCCTGACGAGCGTCATCCCCGTCGAGGCTCAGTGGATCGACGGCAGCTTCGTCACCGGCAAGGTTGACCCCGGCGACATCGACCTAGTCACCTTCATCGACGGACCTCAGTACGACGCCCTAGCACCGGGGCTCCAGTCCATGGTTGCGGCGCTGCTCGCCGGCAAGCAGACCAAGGCCGTCTGGGGCATGGACTCGTACCCGGCTTTCAGGTATCCGCAAGGGCATCCGGCGCAACCTCTCGCCGACGACGGTATCAATGAGTGGCACGAGTTCTGGCAGAAGCAGCGTGAGCAGGACGGTCTAGTGAAGGGCTACTTGGAGGTGAGGCTGTGA
- a CDS encoding glycogen/starch/alpha-glucan phosphorylase yields MATVDIVTADTTPPIATREHTVDGFTREFLRELNFGQGVDLSRASVNDKYLAMARTVRHYLMTRWIETLRRQAELQAKSVAYLSAEFLLGRQLDNALLASDLQDIVREGLANLGIDLDELREAEVEPGLGNGGLGRLAACFIDSLATMNVPSIGYGIRYEYGIFKQTFVDGRQVEKPDDWLRLGSPWEFPHPEAAVTVNFGGHVEQYQDDEGVVRRRWVPGWSVLGVPYNYMVPGYDKGRVNTLRLWSARATRAFDLQIFNSGDYAEAVRAQTFAENISKVLYPEDSTPQGKELRLQQQYFFVACSIKDFVDQVLPAGYDLHNLPNRIVFQLNDTHPVIAVPELMRVLVDEKGWEWEEAWAVTKQCFAYTCHTLLPEALEVWPVELLGRLLPRHLEIIYRINDEFLAELRETYPNDELRVRRMSIIAEYPVRAVRMAYLATVAATKVNGVAALHSQLLRDKVLDDFAGYWPDKFTNVTNGVTPRRFVKLSNPGLSGLITEAIGDGWVTDLDQLTKLEPLAEDAEFRRRFREIKQANKQRITDVLAARDGIVVNPDTMFDVMVKRLHEYKRQTLKLLHIVSLYEKVTTGKVRLEDVTPRTFAFGAKAAPGYVLAKQIIQLINAVGATINADASLEGRLKVAFPANYNVTLAETLIPAADLSEQISLAGKEASGTGNMKFMLNGALTIGTDDGANVEIRELVGDENFFLFGLTEPQVADLVDRGYHPSAYYETNEDLRRALDLIASGAFSGGDRAVFEPVVSNLLNEDRFLALADFQAYVDAQARVDAAYADTEDWTRRAVLNVARGGFFSSDRSMRDYIDRIWHTYPVPPGS; encoded by the coding sequence ATGGCTACGGTGGACATCGTGACGGCAGACACGACACCCCCTATCGCGACGCGCGAGCACACGGTCGACGGCTTCACGAGGGAGTTCCTGCGTGAGCTGAACTTCGGGCAGGGCGTAGACCTGAGCCGCGCGTCCGTGAACGACAAGTACCTGGCCATGGCGCGCACCGTGCGCCACTACCTGATGACGCGGTGGATCGAGACGCTGCGGCGCCAGGCCGAGCTGCAGGCGAAGTCCGTCGCCTACCTGTCGGCGGAGTTCCTGCTCGGCCGCCAGCTCGACAACGCACTGCTCGCGTCCGACCTGCAGGACATCGTCCGCGAGGGCCTCGCGAACCTCGGCATCGACCTCGACGAGCTGCGCGAGGCCGAGGTCGAGCCGGGCCTCGGCAACGGTGGCCTCGGGCGGCTCGCGGCGTGCTTCATCGACTCGCTCGCGACCATGAACGTCCCGTCCATCGGGTACGGCATCCGCTACGAGTACGGCATCTTCAAGCAGACGTTCGTCGACGGCCGCCAGGTCGAGAAGCCCGACGACTGGCTGCGCCTCGGGTCGCCGTGGGAGTTCCCGCACCCGGAGGCCGCCGTCACGGTCAACTTCGGCGGTCACGTCGAGCAGTACCAGGACGACGAGGGCGTGGTGCGCCGCCGCTGGGTCCCGGGCTGGTCCGTGCTCGGCGTGCCCTACAACTACATGGTCCCGGGCTACGACAAGGGCCGCGTCAACACGCTGCGCCTGTGGAGCGCCCGCGCGACGCGCGCGTTCGACCTGCAGATCTTCAACTCGGGCGACTACGCCGAGGCCGTGCGCGCGCAGACGTTCGCGGAGAACATCTCCAAGGTCCTGTACCCCGAGGACTCCACGCCGCAGGGCAAGGAGCTGCGCCTGCAGCAGCAGTACTTCTTCGTCGCGTGCTCCATCAAGGACTTCGTCGACCAGGTGCTGCCCGCCGGTTACGACCTGCACAACCTGCCGAACCGCATCGTGTTCCAGCTCAACGACACGCACCCGGTGATCGCCGTCCCGGAGCTCATGCGCGTGCTCGTCGACGAGAAGGGCTGGGAGTGGGAGGAGGCGTGGGCGGTCACGAAGCAGTGCTTCGCGTACACGTGCCACACGCTGCTGCCCGAGGCGCTCGAGGTCTGGCCCGTCGAGCTGCTCGGCCGGCTCCTGCCGCGGCACCTCGAGATCATCTACCGCATCAACGACGAGTTCCTCGCCGAGCTGCGTGAGACGTACCCGAACGACGAGCTGCGCGTGCGCCGCATGTCGATCATCGCGGAGTACCCGGTGCGTGCCGTGCGCATGGCGTACCTCGCGACCGTCGCGGCGACCAAGGTCAACGGCGTCGCCGCGCTGCACAGCCAGCTGCTGCGCGACAAGGTGCTCGACGACTTCGCGGGCTACTGGCCGGACAAGTTCACCAACGTCACCAACGGCGTCACGCCCCGCCGCTTCGTCAAGCTCTCGAACCCCGGCCTGTCGGGCCTCATCACCGAGGCCATCGGTGACGGCTGGGTCACCGACCTCGACCAGCTGACCAAGCTCGAGCCGCTCGCCGAGGACGCGGAGTTCCGCCGCCGGTTCCGCGAGATCAAGCAGGCGAACAAGCAGCGCATCACCGACGTGCTCGCCGCGCGCGACGGCATCGTCGTCAACCCCGACACGATGTTCGACGTCATGGTCAAGCGCCTGCACGAGTACAAGCGCCAGACGCTCAAGCTCCTGCACATCGTGTCGCTGTACGAGAAGGTCACGACCGGCAAGGTCCGGCTCGAGGACGTCACGCCGCGCACGTTCGCGTTCGGCGCCAAGGCCGCTCCGGGCTACGTGCTGGCGAAGCAGATCATCCAGCTCATCAACGCGGTGGGTGCGACGATCAACGCCGACGCCTCGCTCGAGGGCCGTCTCAAGGTCGCGTTCCCGGCCAACTACAACGTGACGCTCGCCGAGACGCTCATCCCCGCCGCCGACCTGTCCGAGCAGATCTCGCTCGCCGGCAAGGAGGCGTCCGGCACCGGCAACATGAAGTTCATGCTGAACGGCGCGCTGACCATCGGCACGGACGACGGCGCGAACGTCGAGATCCGCGAGCTCGTCGGCGACGAGAACTTCTTCCTGTTCGGCCTCACGGAGCCGCAGGTCGCCGATCTCGTGGACCGCGGCTACCACCCGTCGGCGTACTACGAGACGAACGAGGACCTGCGCCGCGCGCTCGACCTCATCGCCTCGGGGGCGTTCTCGGGCGGCGACCGTGCGGTGTTCGAGCCCGTCGTGTCGAACCTCCTCAACGAGGACCGGTTCCTGGCGCTCGCGGACTTCCAGGCGTACGTCGACGCGCAGGCGCGCGTCGACGCGGCTTACGCGGACACCGAGGACTGGACGCGGCGCGCGGTGCTCAACGTCGCGCGCGGCGGGTTCTTCTCGTCCGACCGCTCGATGCGCGACTACATCGACCGCATCTGGCACACCTACCCGGTCCCGCCCGGGAGCTGA
- a CDS encoding aldo/keto reductase, translated as MEQNQTNTRSAEPVLGAMYFGTRADEALSADLLDAYVDLGGRWVDTANCYAFWEDPSGVGGQSERVLGRWFASRPGVRDRVLLATKVRHQPLVPHEWPSSSEGLSADAIQRGFAQSLDRLGLDSVELLWAHAEDRSVPLAETVEAFGTLVANGSVQRLGASNHAAWRVEQARAIARGLGVEPWTAVQLRYSYVWPRPGVTLPEGGHVHAERDQLDHARTEGLDVWAYSPLLTGAYVRDDRPLSEGYDHPGTHRRLAVLAQVADELGVTRNQVVLAWLLAHGISPILGVSSLAQLTEAMAARDVDLPDDVRARLDAAV; from the coding sequence ATGGAACAGAACCAGACGAACACCCGCTCCGCCGAGCCCGTGCTCGGCGCCATGTACTTCGGCACGCGCGCCGACGAGGCGCTCTCGGCCGACCTGCTCGACGCGTACGTCGACCTCGGCGGCCGCTGGGTCGACACCGCGAACTGCTACGCGTTCTGGGAGGACCCCTCGGGTGTCGGCGGGCAGAGCGAACGCGTGCTCGGCCGCTGGTTCGCGTCCCGTCCAGGGGTGCGTGACCGCGTGCTGCTCGCGACGAAGGTGCGCCACCAGCCGCTGGTCCCGCACGAGTGGCCGTCGTCCTCGGAGGGGCTGTCCGCCGACGCGATCCAGCGCGGCTTCGCGCAGTCGCTCGACCGGCTCGGCCTGGACTCGGTCGAGCTGCTGTGGGCGCACGCCGAGGACCGGTCGGTCCCGCTCGCCGAGACGGTCGAGGCGTTCGGCACGCTCGTCGCGAACGGCTCGGTGCAGCGGCTCGGTGCGTCGAACCACGCCGCGTGGCGCGTCGAGCAGGCGCGCGCGATCGCCCGCGGGCTCGGTGTCGAGCCGTGGACCGCGGTGCAGCTGCGCTACTCGTACGTCTGGCCGCGCCCGGGCGTGACCCTCCCCGAGGGCGGGCACGTGCACGCCGAGCGTGACCAGCTCGACCACGCCCGCACCGAGGGGCTCGACGTGTGGGCTTACTCGCCGCTGCTCACGGGCGCGTACGTGCGCGACGACCGTCCGCTGTCAGAGGGCTACGACCACCCCGGCACGCACCGCCGCCTGGCCGTGCTCGCGCAGGTCGCCGACGAGCTCGGCGTCACGCGCAACCAGGTCGTGCTCGCGTGGCTGCTCGCGCACGGGATCAGCCCGATCCTCGGCGTGAGCTCGCTCGCGCAGCTGACCGAGGCCATGGCCGCACGCGACGTCGACCTGCCCGACGACGTGCGCGCGCGTCTCGACGCGGCGGTCTGA
- a CDS encoding MerR family transcriptional regulator, which produces MTGFAPGEVARRTGLTLDTLRYYEREGLVGPIERSVGGQRRYDEDDVAWIGIVTCLRDAGLGIADLRRFTELLRSEAGQDDRVAFLRRRRAELVEQAERIREAVRVLDDKIAYFGGEA; this is translated from the coding sequence ATGACGGGGTTCGCACCTGGGGAGGTCGCGCGACGCACCGGCCTGACCCTCGACACGCTGCGGTACTACGAGCGCGAGGGGCTCGTCGGACCCATCGAGCGTTCGGTGGGCGGGCAGCGCCGGTACGACGAGGACGACGTCGCGTGGATCGGCATCGTCACGTGCCTGCGCGACGCGGGCCTCGGCATCGCCGACCTGCGCCGGTTCACCGAGCTGCTGCGCTCCGAGGCGGGGCAGGACGACCGCGTCGCCTTCCTGCGCCGCCGCCGCGCCGAGCTCGTCGAGCAGGCCGAGCGCATCCGCGAGGCGGTCCGCGTCCTCGACGACAAGATCGCCTACTTCGGCGGCGAGGCCTGA
- a CDS encoding DUF5997 family protein — translation MKPSTAAAKLDVYLPATPEEFRTGTVTRDELAELQRNPPAWLTDLRRNGPHPRNVVAARLRVSTSGLARAGVTDPLTTDEINALIADPPEWLVRERQTFEEVRREERRLEAREADRRAEQARRERA, via the coding sequence ATGAAGCCGTCCACGGCGGCGGCCAAGCTCGACGTGTACCTGCCGGCGACCCCCGAGGAGTTCCGCACGGGAACGGTGACGCGCGACGAGCTCGCGGAGCTGCAGCGCAACCCGCCGGCCTGGCTCACGGACCTGCGTCGCAACGGGCCGCACCCGCGCAACGTCGTCGCCGCGCGCCTGCGGGTGTCGACGTCAGGGCTCGCGCGCGCCGGCGTCACCGACCCGCTGACGACCGACGAGATCAACGCGCTGATCGCCGACCCGCCGGAGTGGCTGGTGCGCGAGCGTCAGACGTTCGAGGAGGTCCGCCGGGAGGAGCGCCGCCTCGAGGCGCGCGAGGCCGACCGCCGCGCGGAGCAGGCGCGCCGCGAGCGCGCCTGA
- a CDS encoding GNAT family N-acetyltransferase, whose translation MGTGAEVRRDAWGVPHVRADDELALAHAQGRVTAHDRTWQLRLLRAQVAGASAALLGPTGLPWDVLARRVRLADTARRAYAALADDDRAWVDAYAAGVREGLVAAGPTAEERELDRVLPPRGPGAADTDDPWPAWAPLGALHAYHVLFSTFPRVLWHAHVVRLVRDATPGSPLAGLDPVRLLALFDPSEGGPTAGSNAWAVHGSRTASGAPLLAGDPHRLLDLPGTYQQVRLACPGYDVLGLAFVGVPGVPHFGHAGGAAWGITNAMAHSAEVVHERLRRGPDGTWQAWGPGGWEPTARAVEHVTVRGGDAVEVEVVETVRGPLVVRGLDVTAPARLHDEPRDRSDHEPGRGTGDDEPGHEDAYALRLPARVDSDLGIATARRLLHARTAHDVHEAFTGWVDPVDRVVAADTEGTVLAFDAGRVADRPRAQRLVPLVAWDPGHAPRPWRRLAAPVVVTGVHVDANERPAEPTRDHGTAYAPDRADRLRSLLTDRTGLTPADMGALHGDTRLAEADRLVALVARVGGLDGPAAALRDRLLAWDRRMDAASTDAAAYAAVRGALARRLVAEPALAALGAPHGLGAVLDPWLGVRGRVALVVPALLDAPGTDLGIDGDALVRAALVEVADGPEPGPWGERHTVLPAHVLDDVPGAVPPRVPSLPLSGDQDTVRCTGSVPGVTDRAYRGSVARWVWDLADRDRSRWGVPFGASGDPAGPHLADQHAVWARARTVEVVIAWDTLTPDPQALGRTPSGEGPGAEASSGEGPAGTSPVAWAVGPRGAVVADEDSQVGHLTWTVLDPDADLPLLHQWVTARGTGFWGLAHLAPDELRDTYAFVDDLPHHHALIVHADGVPAGLVQVYDPALDPVGEVYDVRAGDVGMHVLVGARPPRGSVAGLLGAVVDLIGTRRGVRRVVAEPDAANAAILRHARALGFELGPEVDLPTKRARLVWRDSR comes from the coding sequence ATGGGGACGGGCGCCGAGGTCCGGCGCGACGCGTGGGGCGTGCCGCACGTGCGGGCCGACGACGAGCTCGCGCTCGCGCACGCGCAGGGGCGCGTCACCGCGCACGACCGGACGTGGCAGCTGCGGCTGCTGCGCGCACAGGTCGCGGGGGCGAGCGCCGCGCTGCTCGGGCCCACGGGCCTGCCGTGGGACGTGCTCGCGCGTCGGGTCCGGCTGGCCGACACCGCGCGCCGGGCGTACGCGGCGCTCGCGGACGACGACCGCGCGTGGGTCGACGCGTACGCGGCCGGCGTGCGGGAGGGGCTCGTCGCCGCGGGGCCGACGGCCGAGGAGCGCGAGCTCGACCGCGTGCTCCCGCCGCGCGGCCCGGGCGCCGCCGACACCGACGACCCGTGGCCCGCGTGGGCGCCGCTCGGTGCGCTGCACGCCTACCACGTGCTGTTCTCGACGTTCCCGCGCGTCCTGTGGCACGCGCACGTCGTCCGGCTCGTGCGCGACGCGACACCCGGGTCGCCGCTCGCGGGCCTCGACCCCGTGCGGCTGCTCGCACTGTTCGACCCGTCCGAGGGCGGCCCGACCGCGGGCTCCAACGCGTGGGCCGTGCACGGGTCACGCACGGCGTCGGGCGCGCCGCTGCTCGCGGGCGACCCGCACCGCCTGCTCGACCTACCCGGCACGTACCAGCAGGTCCGGCTCGCGTGCCCCGGCTACGACGTGCTCGGCCTCGCGTTCGTCGGCGTGCCGGGCGTCCCGCACTTCGGCCACGCGGGCGGCGCGGCGTGGGGCATCACCAACGCGATGGCGCACAGCGCCGAGGTGGTGCACGAGCGGCTGCGCCGCGGGCCGGACGGCACGTGGCAGGCGTGGGGGCCGGGCGGGTGGGAGCCGACCGCACGGGCGGTCGAGCACGTCACGGTGCGCGGCGGGGACGCGGTCGAGGTCGAGGTCGTCGAGACGGTGCGCGGTCCGCTCGTCGTGCGGGGCCTCGACGTGACGGCCCCCGCCCGGCTGCACGACGAGCCGCGTGACAGGTCCGACCACGAGCCGGGCCGCGGGACCGGGGACGACGAGCCCGGCCACGAGGACGCGTACGCGCTGCGGCTGCCCGCGCGCGTCGACTCCGACCTCGGGATCGCGACGGCCCGGCGCCTGCTGCACGCCCGCACGGCGCACGACGTGCACGAGGCGTTCACCGGCTGGGTGGACCCCGTCGACCGCGTGGTCGCGGCCGACACCGAGGGCACGGTGCTCGCGTTCGACGCGGGCCGCGTCGCGGACCGACCGCGCGCGCAGCGGCTCGTGCCCCTCGTCGCGTGGGACCCTGGGCACGCACCCCGTCCATGGCGGCGCCTCGCCGCGCCCGTCGTCGTGACGGGTGTGCACGTCGACGCCAACGAACGCCCCGCCGAGCCGACGCGCGACCACGGCACGGCCTACGCGCCGGACCGCGCCGACCGCCTGCGCTCGCTGCTCACGGACCGCACCGGCCTCACGCCGGCGGACATGGGCGCGCTGCACGGCGACACGCGCCTGGCCGAGGCGGACCGCCTGGTCGCCCTGGTCGCACGTGTCGGCGGGCTCGACGGCCCGGCCGCGGCGCTGCGCGACCGCCTGCTCGCGTGGGACCGCCGCATGGACGCCGCGAGCACCGACGCGGCCGCGTACGCCGCCGTGCGGGGCGCGCTCGCTCGCCGGCTCGTGGCCGAGCCCGCGCTCGCGGCGCTCGGTGCGCCGCACGGGCTGGGCGCCGTGCTCGACCCGTGGCTGGGCGTGCGGGGGCGCGTCGCGCTCGTCGTCCCCGCGCTCCTCGACGCCCCGGGGACCGACCTCGGGATCGACGGGGACGCGCTGGTGCGGGCCGCCCTCGTCGAGGTCGCCGACGGCCCCGAGCCGGGCCCCTGGGGCGAGCGGCACACCGTGCTCCCCGCGCACGTGCTCGACGACGTGCCGGGCGCCGTGCCACCGCGCGTCCCGTCGCTGCCGCTGAGCGGCGACCAGGACACCGTGCGCTGCACCGGGAGCGTGCCGGGCGTCACCGACCGCGCCTACCGCGGGTCCGTCGCGCGGTGGGTGTGGGACCTCGCGGACCGCGACCGCAGCCGGTGGGGCGTCCCGTTCGGCGCGAGCGGTGACCCGGCGGGCCCGCACCTCGCCGACCAGCACGCGGTGTGGGCGCGGGCGCGGACGGTCGAGGTCGTGATCGCGTGGGACACGCTGACCCCCGACCCGCAGGCGCTCGGGCGGACGCCGTCGGGCGAGGGACCGGGCGCCGAGGCGTCGTCGGGCGAGGGCCCGGCCGGGACGTCGCCCGTCGCGTGGGCGGTCGGCCCCCGCGGGGCGGTCGTCGCGGACGAGGACTCCCAGGTCGGCCACCTGACCTGGACGGTCCTCGACCCCGACGCCGACCTGCCGCTGCTGCACCAGTGGGTCACCGCGCGGGGCACGGGGTTCTGGGGCCTGGCCCACCTCGCGCCCGACGAGCTGCGCGACACGTACGCGTTCGTCGACGACCTGCCGCACCACCACGCACTGATCGTGCACGCCGACGGCGTTCCCGCGGGGCTCGTGCAGGTCTACGACCCCGCGCTCGACCCGGTGGGCGAGGTGTACGACGTGCGGGCCGGCGACGTGGGCATGCACGTGCTGGTCGGCGCGCGCCCGCCGCGCGGCTCGGTCGCCGGGCTACTGGGCGCGGTCGTGGACCTGATCGGCACCCGCCGGGGCGTGCGCCGCGTGGTCGCCGAACCGGACGCGGCGAACGCGGCGATCCTGCGGCACGCGCGCGCCCTGGGCTTCGAGCTCGGCCCGGAGGTGGACCTGCCGACCAAGCGCGCGCGCCTGGTCTGGCGCGACTCCCGCTAG
- a CDS encoding IucA/IucC family protein yields MTTAPTTLTPAAADPHPADHLTPGHLAAAQRHLVAKALAEFTHERLLAPARDRAAGRDAFVVALDAPDGPVAYRFRARRLALEHWVIDAATLTRERAGVPADLDVLELVLELQPLLRIPDDLLALYLEELSATLASAAYKRHRPGPPVAALLHADLATVEAAMTEGHPGFVANNGRIGFGVREHDAYAPEAARDVRLVWLAARRDRTHLALGGGLAEDTLYARELGAATLARFSARLRDLGLDPADYRYLPVHPWQWEHKVAVTFAPDVARRDLVLLGESDDAYRAQQSIRTFLNVTTPARDYVKTAVAIQNMGFLRGLSPAYMRATPAINDWVADLVHGDPELVACGVRVLREHASIGYTGDVYHRTPQPNAHRKMLAALWRESPVPLLRDGERAATMAALLHRDAHGDAYATAAVRASGLDPVDWLAAYLRVYLRPLVHCLRAHALAFMPHGENVILVLRDHVPVGAFLKDIGEEVAVMDERPLPPGVERVRAVVDPAERADAILVDVLDGVLRHLAGILVTDGVLTQDEFWGAVARCLDEHAADHPDLPADVDVRVARFRHSCLNRLQLRNTLQMVDLTDQGGSFIYAGTLANPVARDDALVTAG; encoded by the coding sequence ATGACCACCGCACCCACGACCCTGACGCCCGCCGCGGCCGACCCGCACCCCGCCGACCACCTCACGCCCGGGCACCTGGCCGCCGCGCAGCGGCACCTCGTCGCCAAGGCGCTCGCGGAGTTCACGCACGAGCGACTGCTCGCCCCCGCCCGCGACCGCGCGGCCGGCCGGGACGCGTTCGTCGTCGCGCTCGACGCGCCCGACGGTCCGGTCGCGTACCGATTCCGCGCGCGGCGCCTCGCGCTCGAGCACTGGGTGATCGACGCCGCGACCCTGACCCGCGAGCGCGCGGGCGTCCCCGCGGACCTCGACGTCCTCGAGCTCGTGCTCGAGCTGCAGCCGTTGCTGCGCATCCCCGACGACCTGCTCGCGCTCTACCTCGAGGAGCTGTCGGCGACGCTCGCGTCCGCCGCGTACAAGCGGCACCGCCCCGGGCCTCCGGTCGCCGCGCTGCTGCACGCGGACCTCGCGACCGTCGAGGCCGCGATGACGGAGGGCCACCCCGGCTTCGTCGCGAACAACGGCCGCATCGGGTTCGGGGTCCGCGAGCACGACGCGTACGCGCCCGAGGCCGCGCGTGACGTGCGGCTCGTCTGGCTCGCCGCGCGGCGCGACCGCACGCACCTCGCGCTCGGCGGCGGGCTCGCCGAGGACACGCTGTACGCGCGCGAGCTCGGCGCCGCCACGCTCGCGCGCTTCTCGGCCCGCCTGCGCGACCTCGGCCTCGACCCCGCCGACTACCGCTACCTGCCGGTGCACCCGTGGCAGTGGGAGCACAAGGTGGCCGTGACGTTCGCGCCCGACGTCGCGCGCCGTGACCTCGTCCTGCTCGGCGAGTCGGACGACGCGTACCGCGCGCAGCAGTCGATCCGCACGTTCCTCAACGTCACCACCCCGGCGCGGGACTACGTGAAGACGGCCGTCGCGATCCAGAACATGGGGTTCCTGCGCGGCCTGAGCCCGGCCTACATGCGCGCGACCCCGGCGATCAACGACTGGGTCGCCGACCTCGTGCACGGCGACCCCGAGCTCGTCGCGTGCGGCGTGCGCGTGCTGCGCGAGCACGCGTCGATCGGGTACACGGGCGACGTCTACCACCGCACGCCGCAGCCGAACGCGCACCGCAAGATGCTCGCGGCGCTGTGGCGCGAGTCCCCCGTGCCGCTGCTGCGCGACGGCGAGCGGGCAGCCACGATGGCCGCGCTGCTGCATCGCGACGCCCACGGCGACGCGTACGCGACCGCAGCCGTCCGGGCCTCCGGGCTCGACCCGGTCGACTGGCTCGCCGCCTACCTGCGCGTCTACCTGCGCCCGCTCGTGCACTGCTTGCGCGCGCACGCCCTGGCGTTCATGCCGCACGGCGAGAACGTCATCCTGGTGCTGCGCGACCACGTGCCCGTGGGCGCGTTCCTCAAGGACATCGGCGAGGAGGTCGCGGTGATGGACGAGAGGCCGCTGCCGCCCGGCGTCGAGCGTGTGCGCGCCGTCGTCGACCCGGCCGAGCGCGCCGACGCGATCCTCGTCGACGTGCTCGACGGCGTGCTGCGCCACCTCGCGGGCATCCTCGTGACCGACGGCGTGCTCACGCAGGACGAGTTCTGGGGCGCGGTCGCCCGGTGCCTCGACGAGCACGCGGCCGACCACCCGGACCTGCCCGCCGACGTCGACGTGCGCGTCGCGCGGTTCCGGCACTCCTGCCTCAACCGCCTGCAGCTGCGCAACACGCTGCAGATGGTCGACCTCACCGACCAGGGCGGGTCGTTCATCTACGCCGGGACGCTCGCCAACCCGGTCGCGCGCGACGACGCGCTCGTCACGGCGGGCTGA
- a CDS encoding GNAT family N-acetyltransferase: MTASAPTPAREPWRLLGPVTLEAVVPERDAAVLHAWLTHPASHYWAMGGLGPDDVLAYESRVAASDDEHAWLGCVAGTATFLVETYDPARVLLTGVHDAEPGDVGMHLLVAPPTGPRVTGLTDAVMAATMRFCFGPLGAARVVVEPDVRNTAIAAKNAAAGFRVLREVDLPGKRAALSVCTRAEFAASRLGAPPRPATTRRDPRQAAPAAPGDTR; the protein is encoded by the coding sequence GTGACGGCGAGCGCACCGACGCCGGCGCGCGAGCCGTGGCGGCTGCTCGGACCCGTCACGCTCGAAGCCGTCGTGCCCGAGCGTGACGCGGCCGTGCTGCACGCGTGGCTCACGCACCCGGCGTCGCACTACTGGGCCATGGGTGGGCTGGGTCCCGACGACGTGCTCGCGTACGAGAGCCGCGTCGCGGCGTCCGACGACGAGCACGCGTGGCTCGGCTGCGTCGCCGGGACCGCGACGTTCCTCGTCGAGACCTACGACCCGGCGCGCGTGCTGCTCACGGGCGTGCACGACGCCGAGCCCGGCGACGTCGGGATGCACCTGCTCGTCGCACCGCCCACCGGTCCGCGTGTGACCGGCCTGACCGACGCCGTGATGGCCGCGACGATGCGCTTCTGCTTCGGGCCGCTGGGCGCCGCGCGCGTCGTCGTCGAGCCCGACGTGCGCAACACCGCGATCGCCGCCAAGAACGCCGCCGCGGGCTTCCGCGTGCTGCGCGAGGTCGACCTGCCCGGCAAGCGCGCCGCGCTGTCGGTGTGCACGCGCGCCGAGTTCGCCGCGAGCCGCCTCGGCGCCCCACCGCGCCCCGCCACCACCCGCCGCGACCCCCGCCAGGCCGCGCCCGCCGCACCCGGAGACACCCGATGA